Proteins encoded together in one Deltaproteobacteria bacterium window:
- the glpK gene encoding glycerol kinase GlpK — protein MAANYILALDQGTTGSTALVVDRRLNVKAKVNQEFRQNFPKPGWVEHDLEDIWTSVTETIKRALREARIKPTDIAAIGITNQRETVGAWDRKTGKAAGRAIVWQDRRTADFCAQLKADGREAMVKQKTGLVLDPYFSATKMRWMLQHDAKLAARADAGELAFGTIDTFLVSRLTGNTVHVTDVSNASRTSLFNIHTLQWDDELLQLFGVPKKVLPEVRSCSEIYGTTKGLKVLPDGIPVAGMAGDQQSALFGQNCFRPGEAKCTYGTGAFLLMNTGTTPVTSQRGLLTTVAWKLGNEVNYALEGSSFIAGAAVQWLRDGLKLIKKSSDVEALARTVKTSENVVFVPALSGLGAPHWRPHARGLIGGIDRGTTAGHLARATLEGIAFQIHDLAEAMRLDAGATIPAFKVDGGASANDLLMQFQCDLLQTRIERPKMVETTALGAAFLAGLGVGLWKSRDDVAKSWKRERTFTPRMPADERSAHLAKWQKAVALA, from the coding sequence ATGGCCGCCAACTACATCCTCGCGCTCGACCAGGGCACCACCGGCTCCACGGCGCTCGTCGTGGACCGCCGCCTGAACGTGAAGGCCAAGGTCAACCAGGAGTTCCGCCAGAACTTCCCCAAGCCCGGCTGGGTGGAGCACGACCTCGAGGACATCTGGACCAGCGTCACCGAGACCATCAAGCGCGCGCTCCGCGAAGCCCGCATCAAGCCCACCGACATCGCGGCGATCGGCATCACCAACCAGCGCGAGACCGTCGGCGCCTGGGATCGCAAGACGGGCAAGGCCGCGGGCCGCGCCATCGTCTGGCAGGACCGCCGCACCGCCGACTTCTGCGCCCAGCTGAAAGCCGATGGCCGCGAGGCCATGGTGAAGCAGAAGACCGGCCTGGTGCTCGATCCGTACTTCTCGGCCACCAAGATGCGCTGGATGCTCCAGCACGACGCCAAGCTCGCCGCCCGCGCCGACGCTGGCGAGCTCGCGTTTGGCACCATCGACACCTTCCTGGTGTCGCGGCTCACCGGCAACACGGTGCACGTCACCGACGTGAGCAACGCCTCGCGCACCTCGCTCTTCAACATCCACACCCTGCAGTGGGACGACGAGCTCCTGCAGCTCTTCGGCGTGCCGAAGAAGGTCCTGCCCGAGGTGCGCAGCTGCAGCGAGATCTATGGCACGACCAAGGGCCTCAAGGTCCTGCCCGACGGAATCCCCGTGGCGGGAATGGCCGGCGACCAGCAGAGCGCGCTCTTCGGTCAGAACTGCTTCCGTCCCGGCGAGGCCAAGTGCACCTACGGCACCGGCGCGTTCCTGCTCATGAACACCGGCACCACGCCGGTCACGTCGCAGCGCGGGCTGCTGACGACCGTCGCGTGGAAGCTCGGCAACGAGGTGAACTACGCCCTCGAGGGCAGCTCGTTCATCGCCGGCGCCGCGGTGCAGTGGCTGCGCGACGGGCTCAAGCTCATCAAGAAGAGCAGCGACGTCGAGGCGCTCGCGCGCACGGTGAAGACCAGCGAGAACGTCGTGTTCGTGCCTGCGCTCTCGGGCCTGGGCGCGCCGCACTGGCGGCCGCACGCGCGCGGGCTCATCGGCGGCATCGATCGCGGGACGACCGCCGGCCACCTCGCGCGCGCCACGCTGGAGGGCATCGCCTTCCAGATCCACGACCTCGCCGAGGCCATGCGCCTCGACGCCGGCGCCACCATCCCGGCCTTCAAGGTCGACGGCGGCGCCAGCGCCAACGACCTGCTCATGCAGTTCCAGTGCGATCTGCTCCAGACGCGCATCGAGCGCCCGAAGATGGTGGAGACGACGGCCCTTGGCGCCGCGTTCCTGGCTGGCCTGGGCGTGGGTCTCTGGAAGAGCCGCGACGACGTGGCCAAGAGCTGGAAGCGCGAGCGCACCTTCACCCCGCGCATGCCCGCCGACGAGCGCAGCGCGCACCTCGCGAAGTGGCAGAAGGCCGTGGCGCTCGCGTAG
- a CDS encoding serine/threonine protein kinase, protein MGLLASRVTGRRYRLLAALAKGGMGEVFVGEELGPKAQADSPLLAIKTLLPDVALDATMLNRFLDEARLSARLDHPNIARLTDFGEAAGRPFAVFELLEGADLAECLDQLIERRAQVPVEVALAVIIEAALGLQHAHTLQKDGLPLEVVHRDLSPSNLFLTRAGEVKVLDFGAAWGRDRITRTATGMIIGKLEYMAPEQVKGEPLSARTDVFALGLCLWELLTTRRPYASSNEREQVNKIFHALVPDLAGLRPGLPAALYDAVKRAVAAEPTARFGSASELAKALEPLLAAVTKDPRGLMLQRFYSNCFGVGRHERREARLSELRAQPPVEGASFAWDAPSLSEVGARVELNSENIEIVGTPQPSRGPEPDTDKDPDPLGIRKPQGNENPTRPLPAVKSPPAPTPAPHARARLTPYLVVGGLVFAALVIGLAIGRIAALGH, encoded by the coding sequence GTGGGCCTGCTGGCGTCGAGAGTGACCGGGCGGCGCTACCGCCTCCTGGCCGCGCTGGCCAAGGGCGGCATGGGCGAGGTCTTCGTGGGCGAGGAGCTCGGGCCCAAGGCCCAGGCCGACTCGCCGCTCTTGGCCATCAAGACCCTGCTCCCGGACGTGGCCCTCGATGCCACCATGCTCAACCGCTTCCTCGACGAAGCGCGGCTCTCGGCCCGGCTGGATCACCCCAACATCGCCCGGCTCACGGACTTCGGCGAGGCCGCGGGGCGGCCGTTCGCGGTGTTCGAGCTGCTCGAGGGTGCGGATCTGGCGGAGTGCCTGGACCAGCTCATCGAGCGGCGCGCGCAGGTGCCCGTCGAGGTGGCGCTGGCGGTGATCATCGAGGCGGCGCTGGGGCTGCAGCACGCGCACACGCTGCAGAAGGACGGGCTGCCGCTGGAGGTCGTGCACCGCGACTTGTCGCCGTCGAACTTGTTCCTCACCCGCGCGGGCGAGGTCAAAGTGCTCGACTTCGGCGCGGCGTGGGGTCGCGACCGGATCACCCGCACCGCGACGGGGATGATCATCGGCAAGCTCGAATACATGGCGCCCGAGCAGGTGAAGGGCGAGCCGCTCAGCGCGCGCACCGACGTCTTTGCCCTCGGCCTGTGTCTGTGGGAGCTGCTGACGACGCGGCGGCCCTACGCCTCGAGCAACGAGCGCGAGCAGGTGAACAAGATCTTCCACGCCCTGGTGCCCGACCTGGCTGGGCTGCGGCCGGGGCTTCCCGCCGCGCTCTACGATGCGGTGAAGCGCGCGGTGGCCGCGGAGCCGACGGCGCGCTTTGGATCCGCGAGCGAGCTGGCGAAGGCGCTCGAGCCGCTGCTCGCGGCCGTGACGAAGGATCCCCGCGGCCTGATGTTGCAGCGCTTCTACTCCAACTGCTTCGGCGTCGGGCGCCACGAGCGCCGCGAGGCGCGGCTCTCGGAGCTGCGGGCGCAGCCACCGGTCGAGGGGGCGTCGTTCGCGTGGGACGCGCCGAGCCTGAGCGAGGTCGGGGCGCGCGTGGAGCTCAACAGCGAGAACATCGAGATCGTGGGCACGCCGCAGCCGTCGCGCGGGCCCGAGCCCGATACGGACAAAGATCCGGATCCGCTCGGGATCCGAAAGCCGCAGGGCAACGAGAACCCCACCAGGCCGCTGCCGGCCGTGAAGTCGCCGCCCGCGCCGACGCCTGCGCCGCATGCGCGTGCGCGGTTGACGCCCTATCTCGTGGTCGGCGGGCTCGTCTTCGCGGCGCTGGTGATCGGGCTGGCGATCGGCCGGATCGCGGCGCTCGGGCACTGA
- a CDS encoding TIGR02266 family protein, with product MSDPSRPTTGSHTGAEKRKAPRAELHILVQFRFDTFEDFLAEYSIDISVGGMFLRTDHPRPEGSMIYLQFALRDGSKLIEGLGKVVRVNPAGGDKPAGMGVEFVNLDEDSRQLIEEIVSQKMAQAGA from the coding sequence ATGTCCGATCCCTCGCGGCCGACCACGGGCTCCCACACGGGTGCCGAGAAGCGCAAAGCGCCGCGCGCCGAGCTGCACATCCTGGTGCAGTTCCGCTTCGACACCTTCGAGGACTTCCTGGCGGAGTACTCGATCGACATCTCGGTGGGCGGCATGTTCCTGCGCACCGACCACCCGCGGCCCGAAGGCTCGATGATCTATCTCCAGTTCGCGCTCCGCGACGGCTCCAAGCTCATCGAGGGCCTGGGCAAGGTGGTGCGCGTGAACCCGGCCGGCGGCGACAAGCCCGCGGGCATGGGCGTGGAGTTCGTGAACCTCGACGAGGACTCGCGCCAGCTCATCGAGGAGATCGTTTCCCAGAAGATGGCGCAGGCCGGCGCGTAG
- the radA gene encoding DNA repair protein RadA gives MAKTKTTFTCQACGAKSPKWLGRCAECGAWNSLVEEVERAETRPAWGSSGTSSRPVPLADVKADSESRRLTGIQELDRVLGGGVVPGALVLLGGDPGIGKSTLLLAALDKLAALGPALYVTGEESLRQTKMRAERLGVDSPRLSLFAETDADKILQAAEGQKLAALAIDSIQTMFLPELGSAPGSIGQVREVAGRLMAFAKRTETPTFIVGHVTKDGAIAGPRVLEHMVDTVLYFEGDRGHPYRILRAHKNRFGSTNEIGVFEMKAGGLAEVSDPSSLFLAERPIGASGSVVTASLSGTRPLLVELQALVAPTGYGTATRTAIGVDRNRVGLLAAVLEKKEQINLVGCDIFVNVAGGMELDEPAADLAVVGALVSSLRDRPIDKNTLILGEVGLAGEVRAIAQVEPRLAEAAKMGFKRAILPRGSARRVENAPLELVGVDKVSEALDALFG, from the coding sequence ATGGCCAAGACCAAGACCACATTCACCTGTCAGGCCTGCGGCGCGAAGAGCCCCAAGTGGCTCGGCCGCTGCGCCGAGTGCGGCGCGTGGAACTCGCTGGTGGAAGAGGTCGAGCGCGCCGAGACGCGCCCGGCGTGGGGCAGCTCCGGAACCTCGAGCCGGCCGGTGCCGCTCGCCGACGTCAAAGCCGACTCCGAGTCGCGCCGGCTCACCGGCATCCAGGAGCTGGACCGCGTGCTCGGCGGCGGCGTGGTGCCCGGCGCGCTGGTGCTCCTCGGCGGCGACCCGGGCATCGGCAAGAGCACGCTCCTGCTCGCGGCCCTCGACAAGCTCGCGGCCCTCGGGCCGGCGCTCTACGTCACCGGCGAAGAGAGCCTGCGCCAGACCAAGATGCGCGCCGAGCGCCTCGGGGTGGATTCGCCGCGGCTCTCACTCTTCGCCGAGACCGACGCCGACAAGATCCTCCAGGCCGCCGAGGGTCAGAAGCTCGCGGCGCTGGCGATCGATTCGATCCAGACCATGTTCCTGCCCGAGCTCGGCTCCGCGCCGGGATCGATCGGCCAGGTGCGCGAGGTGGCCGGGCGCTTGATGGCGTTCGCCAAGCGCACCGAGACGCCCACGTTCATCGTGGGTCACGTCACCAAGGACGGCGCGATCGCCGGCCCGCGCGTGCTCGAGCACATGGTGGACACCGTCCTCTACTTCGAGGGCGACCGCGGCCACCCGTACCGCATCCTGCGCGCCCACAAGAACCGCTTCGGCTCCACCAACGAGATCGGCGTCTTCGAGATGAAGGCCGGCGGACTGGCCGAGGTGTCGGATCCGTCGAGCCTGTTTCTCGCCGAACGACCCATCGGCGCCAGCGGCTCCGTGGTCACCGCGAGCCTCTCGGGCACGCGGCCGCTGCTGGTGGAGCTGCAGGCGCTCGTCGCACCCACGGGCTACGGCACGGCCACGCGCACGGCGATCGGCGTGGACCGGAACCGCGTCGGGTTGCTCGCGGCCGTGCTGGAGAAGAAGGAGCAGATCAACCTGGTGGGCTGCGACATCTTCGTGAACGTCGCCGGCGGCATGGAGCTCGACGAGCCCGCGGCTGATCTGGCCGTCGTGGGCGCGCTGGTGTCGAGCCTGCGCGATCGGCCCATCGACAAGAACACGCTGATTCTTGGCGAGGTGGGGCTGGCCGGCGAGGTGCGCGCGATCGCCCAGGTGGAGCCGCGCCTGGCCGAGGCCGCGAAGATGGGGTTCAAGCGGGCGATCTTGCCGCGCGGGAGTGCGCGCCGCGTGGAGAACGCGCCGCTCGAGCTCGTCGGCGTGGACAAGGTGAGCGAAGCCCTGGACGCGCTCTTCGGCTGA